The Mauremys reevesii isolate NIE-2019 linkage group 3, ASM1616193v1, whole genome shotgun sequence genomic sequence CTCAGCTGTGCCTAGAATAGCCACACCCCCTTCCCTACAATTGGCTCAGAATGCGGAAGGCCTGAACCTTCTTTTAGTTTTTTTTGTACCAGTGAGAATGTTTCCCCGCCTGATGGACACATTGGGTGCCTCCAATGGCAGCAAGCACTAGCTGGATTTGGCAGCTCCTGAGCCTGCACTATAAAAGCAAGTAGAGGTAGCTTGCTGCTTCATTCTGAGCTCAGGCAGCTGCttagagaaagaaaaggaagggaGACAGTCGAGCAGGCAGAGAGATCCTAGTGTGTGTTTTCGGTACCCTGGAAGTCGGGCTGTCTCCCAGCATGAAAGCTTTCAGTCCTGTGAGATCCGTCAGGAAAAACAGCCTCTCTGAACACACCCTGGGAATATCCCGGAGCAAAACCCCCATGGATGATCCTATGAGTTTGCTTTACAACATGAACGACTGCTACTCCAAACTGAAAGAGCTAGTGCCCAGCATCCCTCAGAACAAGAAAGTGAGCAAGATGGAAATCCTGCAGCACGTTATTGACTACATCCTGGACCTGCAAATTGCTTTAGACTCACACCCCAGTATTGTCAGCCTCCATCACCAGAGACCAGGACCAAATCCTTCCTCCAGAACTCCTCTGACTACCTTAAACACAGACATCAGCATCTTGTCATTACAGGTAAATGTCTTAGCCCTGGCTGtacgcagtgttgttgtagctgtgttggcctgaagaagagctgtgtaagcttgaaagcttgtatctCTCAGTAACAGAAGTTGGttgaataaaagatattacctcacctactttgtctcATTAGCCCTGGCTGGCTTTCTCCCTCCTTGTTGGCTGTCTTCATGGCCTATATGCAATGTCTGAGATTGGACCTTAATAATGATAATGGACATTGCTGTTAGGAAGTCAGTATTAGTGATGTATCTTTTATGATAGGGAGTGACTGGCATGAGAAACAGTTGCATGGTTTTTTGTAACTAAACTAATCATTTTAGATTGAAATAGATGAAAATGCCCCAACTGCTAGGCAGCCCTAGTTGCTGGTTGCCATTGTGAATCTAAATCGTGACATGTCATATGGAATGAGCTTCATGCTTCAgagtattttgtattttttgttgTGCTGTTAAGATATTTAACATtgtgctgttttgttttatttttcttctttgcagGCATCTGAATTCCCTTCAGAATTAATGTCAAATGACAGCAAAGCACTTTGTGGCTAAATTCAATGGTGAGTGTTTGTGGCTCTTGGTTTTCAACAAATAAATATAAtgcaaaatacaatttattttggggaggaaaatgtgtGTATGGGCTTGGATTTAAGACACATTTTAATTTATAATAAAAGTAACAGGTTTATCAGAGGATGCCTTTATAACCAGTAATCAAGCCATAACAATTGCACTAATAATTCATTTGGGGGTAGCCCATCTGAAAGTGTAGTTTCACCTTTGCAAATAAATAGTATAGACTGTTTGCTCTGATACTGTCCCTTTGTACTTAATATGTTACCACATAATGTAAATTCTGTCATTATCTGTTCCTAAAACCCTAACCTTCAGATGAAATGactgatttagttgaggattttAGCATAATCTATTAAATTTTGTGATGTGGGGTTGTCTGCACTATCAGTTAAATAAGTGTCTGCTTTTAATCAAATAATTGCTGTAAGAGGCAGACTGGCGCCTCTGAGCAGTGCAGTTACAGAGATCCAAATAGAGATTGGACTGAGAATCCTCTTTCTCCCCCGTCCTGCTGAACGTatgttattttaatgtttaatttgTGCTTTtgaggggtgtgtatgtgtgtttttcATCTGGACGCCAGGGTTTGCCCAATCTTTGAGTGTTTGGTTAAATGTTCAAACTGTGGCTTCCTCTCTGGCGCCAGTCTGTCCGGATCTCTGCCCTGTTAGCATTCTCCTAAATACTCCTCTTTTCAATCTTTTGCAGGTGTTTGCTGACTTCTTTTCCCCACAAGAAAATGTCTACaggattttcttttatttttttttcgaGGTGCTGAACTTATTTTTCAGCTGTTGCTGGAGGGGGAATCTACATCTAATTAAATGGACCTTTTAAAACTAAGACAGAAGAAAGAAACTGAGATCTCTCTCCACCCCCTCAACTTGGACTGATCTTAGCTATTTATGAAGAGACTTTTAAATGCCCTTTCCCTAGTCGGAAGGTGTCCTTTATATACTATTCCCAGCATGGGGAGTGAAACATAAACTCACAAGGAATTGCCCATTTTCAAGCAGACTTTGCCTTTTTTTCCAAAGGTGGAGCGTGAGTACCAGAAGGATCCAGTGTTCAGTTTCTTAGGGAAGTCCATGGTCAGAAATGACCTTTTGACGCAAGCCTAGGATTGAATgctgtgtatatatttatatataaatatatatatatatatatatgagagtGAAACCTTGTGAACTCTTTAATCAGAGTTTTCTTGTATAGTGGCAGAAATGTACATTTCTGCAAAAAGTGTAATGATGTACTTAATCATGCTAAACTTTTTATAAAAGTTTAGTTGTAAACTTAACCTTTTTTATACAAAATAAATCAAGTGTGTTTATTGAATTGATTTCCTGCTTTATTCTTGGGGACCAACAGTTTGTTGGGGACAGAGGTGTTATAATTTTACAAAGTAAGAGTTCAAATGTATGTAgaacataaataataaaattactaTGTTACTATTTTTAATTCTTGTAATTTGACTAAATCTTATTTAAATGTATGTTCCATACTTCTAGCCAATCACCTTATAAACAGTGTATAAGGAATTGCCAGAGTTGTGGATTATTACAGAGCGGACACCATTGAGGAACAGTTTGGAAATATACACAAAAGTGGTTAGTCCTAAGAAATTCCCTTGGtgtttgatttccccccccccccaacccccttgtTGATGACTCACTTTCAGTTCTCCAGTAGTGCTGCCCAAGATCTGGTAACTTGCTTTTAGAATAATTACACAGAATTAAGGGTTGCGGCTGGCTATTAGTCTCCCAACCACTTAATTTCTGCAAAAGGCTTTGAATGCAAAAGTTGGTGATGCGTTAACATGTGATTTGGAATAATGAAGTGACTGTTGCCTTTCCACACTGGAATTTACATGCTTCCATGCAATAGCTCAATGAAATGGGTTTTCTAATCAGTTGCAGCAGCTTCTCCATATGACTATTGAGAATTGAACTAAATCACTGCTGTGTTACTGATTAAATTTTGGCTGGTCCTAGCATTAACTCTTTCTCCATCAGAAAGAAATTTAAGCCTGTAACGAGActcaacatttttaaaagcagagtGTGATTTGGTATTTCTTATGTATACACTCTAGTACTACTCAAGGGCATTTGTTGTACTGTACTTGTCCACTGTAAATTACCTGTCTtcatttgatttattttgttgCCATAACATAAGAAGGAGGGTGGGGATGCATTTACTTGAATCTCCTGGTATTGCATTCTAGTTTAAACTAAGCTATAAAGTTTCCTAAACTGGGAATTCTAAATAAGTAGACTTCAAAGTCCTATAACTAAATGGAGTTATTTGCAGTGGAATGAGGGGAGCTCTGATAATGGTCTGGGTAAGGACTGTTCTGCAGAGGAATTACCTTAGGCCTGGTGAGTGGGGATGAGATTTGTGCACTCTGAGGACTCTTCCAGGGAAAGGCACCGCACCTGAGGCCAGTAACACTTTCTGCAGAGTGAACAGGTGTGTGGGTGGTGGCACCACACAGTCTGCATCAGCTGCCTTTCCTTGCCCTTGACACCAAATCCATCCTCGGAAGCTGGGGAGAAAGCCAGCTCTGATCTCTTAATACAGAAGCTGCTCTGACCAATCAGAATTGCGACCCTTTGTGAGGGATCAATGCAATAAGAACACAAGCATTGCATTGAAAGTCTGGATTCAGAATAGggtgagatgggggaggagagctAATCTACTGCTTCTCAAACTACACCCACCTCCCTGTCAAACCAGTGATTAAAAGTCTCCAGAACTGTAGCAAACGTTCAATGCCTCCTGTGGACAAACCCTGCTACTGGCTCAGCAACAGTAGGGCTGCATGCAGTTTGGTCTAACTTTGCACAGTGAATGGTTAACCCCATGGgaaagtatttaaataaaaaaaacaaaaaaacccttaactTCATTTACACAAGTCAATGAATCTTAATGCCACTAAAATCATTCTTGCAGATGAATTTTCTCTAACCCAAATCAGGCCCCAGGATTTTAATCTGTTTTGAGGTCTTCAGTCTCTTTTTCCCACAGTAACAAGCTAACGCGCTCAAACACTGGCAGGTTCCCCCCTCCTTCTCAAAGCTGATTTTCCACCTAAAGCTTGAGTCAGGCTGAGGCTGTAAACAGGCAGCAGTGAGTGTTGCTGTATGGCCACTTttcctcttttttgggggggtggggaggtttacGAAGTTAAGAAAAAACCTGGCAGGAGCATTAAGGATTAGAGCATAACCCCTTAGAAAGCaagacactgtgtttcttggaCACTTTTCAATTATGGGGTGACAAATACATTAGTAGACCCAAACTAATGTTTCTCACTCATGTACTGTCAAAACAGGAGCTTTTCCATTGccaaggatggggggggggggtttcttgTAGGGTGGCAGGGGAAAGGGAGAAGAAGAATAGAAAACCacacctgcttttaaaaatgcaaattaaaTTGTTTCCTTCTTCAAGGATTAACTACCTGTGATTTAATTTGGCATTTCCACCACACATTTCCTCTGACCAGTGCTTGGGGCTTATTAGTCACCTAGTTCTACGTTTTACTAGAGATTCACGCTCATTGGTTCATACTGAATATTTTATAGTTCAAAAAGATCAACTGCAAAGTTAAAGCTTGGTTCCTGGAACTTTCACATGAAGAATTGGACCACCCTTTTTTATATAATATTGGCCTCATAAGCCAAGCATACATTAAAAGTTTCTGCATGAATAGGGAATCCTAGATCAATTACTTTTCACCTTCTTTCTGGGGCCTGCTGTAGGCTATAAGATTATACTGTATCCGAATACAGCAGCTGCCAACAGTCATGTTACATGACTTGATGCTGAACATGGTAGATCAGGACAAATCATGGTCAACAAGTTAGTTAAAATGTGTTAGCAAACGTGTTTATTAGCTGTAAAATTATGtggcatagaccaggcctaaaagttGCAAATGCAGCCAGAGATTTAAGTGTAAAGGCCCCATTGGCAAACAAGAGAACCCAACAAGGGATTTAAGAATATTCTCGCTCCAGAAGATTTGGGGTGGTAAAGAGTTCTTCAAAACCTTTCATCAGGTTACAGACAACACAAAGAGTCCCTTTGTTTTTGCTGACCATTTCCAAAGCAGATGAAAAGGTTTCAAATGCACTGAAATATTTATCACAAGTCATTTAAAGAATCAGTGCAAATATTTTGACAAAATTGCTACAAAGAGTCTTGACTCCAGATTAAAATTAGTACCCCTGAGTCACATTCCATTCATGTTGGTCTCTTTATAATTCTTTACTCATGTAACATGCACTAGCCATGGAGGGTGAGCACCACCTTCTGGTCTAGGTAAAGAAGGCAGATTCCCcctttttttaaatgcctttctCTTTTTAACTTATGCCTGTACTGTGCACAAATCATCTTTAAGAAAGAAATCAGTTGATGCTTTAAATTTTAGTGAATAAGGGAAAAGTGCAATCCTTTATGGATTATTTTAAATTGTATAATTTCATCCTGACAGTTCAGATGAAAATGTATAAATTGGGTGAAAATCCAGTACATCACTTCTGTTGCCTGTGCTGATCCAACTTTGAAGCCTGAAGTTCTTAAAAATTTGGTACCTGAAGTCTGAAAGAAAGgtttaaatgaaaattaatttttttaaatgtattttgttcTTGTGAGGAGTAGAGCCATGTTCATACACCACACcgattgtttttatttgtttttgggaAAATAAAACAGGTTTTCCCACATAATTTTGTGTGTGTAGAAACTGGGGAAAAGTAATTTGTCTCATCAAAGGAAATAGTTTGCGGAAGAACACACCCTGGGATAATCCATGCCATGTAGGAAACATGTCAAGTATTAATTAAGAAGAAGAATAACACTTATGTGTAAGTCTCTCTCCCTTAGCAAGCACATCAGTAAACTTAAAACTGGGAGAGCAGCTGGAGAGAATAACATTCTCCCTTTCCATTGCCATAATTTCATCTCTTGCGGCATCATATTACATTTTATACAGCCTAGATTGTAAATTGTATGGGCTGGGGGATTGTATTATATATCTGTAAAATGACACTAACAGCTAAGAGAAAACTAGCAGTACTGAAGGCCTTATTCAagacatcaatggaaagactcttagTATAGTAGAATAATAAAGGAAAACACGGGCAGAACATTTTCAGGCTATTTGAAATAGACCAGACACAAGGAAACTACTAGAAATACACAACGAAGCCTTATCACCAGAGCATGATACTGATTTAGAAGGTATTACAATAAAAGAAGCTAGCAAGCACATCAGTAAACTTAAAACTGGGAGAGCAGCTGGAGAGAACAACATTCCTGGAGAGATACTTAAAGCAAGTGACAAAATAGCCCTTCAGACTTTCCTTGTGATTTTGGCTCCAACCTGGGGAGAAGAGGCCGTACTAGCAAAATTGCCAAAGAAGGCTGAGCTTACCAACTGCAACAACTGAAGAGAACTGCATTACTCTCAGTGCCTGGGAAAATCACTTGCAACATCATCCTGGAATGCATTAAGAAACTAATAGATCTTGTACTTAGAGAGACAGAAGAAAGTTTTAGACAGGAGGGTTTCAGAGAGACCCACACCAGAATATTCTGTATTCTAGCggctagagcactcacctgagagctAAGAGACTGTATTAATTTCAATGGACTATATAACCCTTGTTCttgttccctttagctggagagaattTTACTTGACTGTCttttaggctacgtctatactacccgccgtatcggcgggtagcgatcgatttttcagggatcgatatatcgcgtctcatctagacgcgatatatcaatccccgaacgcgcttctatcgattccggaactccaccgccgcaaacggcggtggcggcgtcgacatggagagccccggacatcgatcccgcgccgtgaggacgggtaagttatcgatataagatacttcgacttcagctacattattcacgtagctgaagttgcgtatcttatatcgatttttccccttagtgtagaccagcccttagaggtAACTGTTCTTTTTAGGGAAAAGggaagggctggagctggagctgttaAAATCGAATCCTATTTcttagaagacaaaacaagacaaggagggagagaaaggacCAGTGAAGAGAGAAAATGCAGTGTCTGTTTCTGGTGTTGACTCTTGCTTGCAACTCCCCTGCTGGAGAAACACAAGCATGGCACGGTATCTTATtagtaaggctacattttagtcatgggtatttttagtaaaagtcatggacaggtcattggcagtaaacaaaaattcatggcccgtgacctgtccatgacttgtactatatatccctgactaaatcttggggggagggagaagtggTTCAGTGGCAccgtgggtgctgggtggggggacGAGGAGGGGAAGTGATGGCACACAGCCCGGGAaccccactggtgctgggagttggggggggtgttgggggggctgGCAGGCTTCCTACCTGGCTCTGCACCTTTCTGGAAGCAGCAACCTCCCCCTCcttcagctcctaggtggaggcatggccaggcagctctgcgtgctgcctctgCCAAGAGCACCAGctgagcagctcccattggccagtgatAGGCCTTTTTATTTGTACTAATTTAgcttttctgttttcctttttcaCCTTTTGCCAGCAACATTTGTTGTTTTGAGATATTGTGACCACTTATGAACTTTCACTTACTTTTCACAGTTGAATTTACAAATTAGGATAAATATTATAAACAAGACCCACTTTCTTATCCCTTCTCCGCATCAGGCAGAGGCGGGCCGTGAACCAGGAGCTCCCTCATCCCCGGTAAGTGCCTTAACAACtgagctaaaggttataagggactcattcctcctccttctccctgcccccaagtcaTCTTATGGGGAGTTAGCATCCTCTGAGCACATTTACTGGATTGGGCTCTGCAGGCAAGATATGCCTAGTTTGAGGGTCCCACAAGGGCCTAGGTATAATTaagccccttcattttcagtttaaactgattttacagaaaattcctgtgttttacaaaaagtatttttcaggttttttctgctttttgctctacttttgtatcattcaaatatataaaaataacttgttttattaggaaaatacaatatatTGCATGAGCTATAAGTATTatgataatacattagtctgtgtgtatatgcaaagctgcctgttgaagtaaggctatgtattagtctagaaaatacacacaataaacaaacaagcGCGTGCCCAAGTTCTGAAGTGCATGTGCATCTGaacgtactgatgaatctcacgcCTACCACATACACATTTCAAGCAGATAACGGTTTAAAGATTTGAGAAACTAAAatgagaagaaaatgaaaatctgtatcagaatacatttcagaacacaagtatttaaaagtttttaaaaaaaaacaggagaaaaggatgaagttgagtgtatgcgctgcaaatggcgtggcccaattattaaatgtaactatttataggctaatagttctaagtctacaacagtaaactgtttattcaaatgaaaagttttatttggggattagatatgtattgttttcttaaactcagaggtggcattgtgttttgagttctgttttagttttgcagcaaaccacattgatgaatggaattcaaagcattaatctacttccgggattctcaaacttcacaGCAACGcaacctccttctgacaacaaaaattactacacaaccccaggaagggggattggggcctgccagagccctgccgccctggggtggggagggtcaaagtccaagcccaagggcttcagccccaggtgggggccTGTAACTTAagtcctgccacccagggctcaagcccaagccccagccccactccccagggcCGAAGTctttgggctttggccctgggggATACAGCTTGGGCTTTGGTCCCaggcggcagggctcaggctttggacccaggccccagcaagtctaaacaccagccctggcaaccccattaaaatggagtcgcaacccactttggggtcctgacccccagtttgagaaccactgatctactgaatactttttcCCATCTTTCCATCCACCAAAACAAACCCCAATATTGATCCAGAAAAAATATTAATAGTTTTTTGTACTGGTTCTCATCTGTTTTTGATGTTGTGGCAATAAACACTGATACATTCctgggaaaaattaaaataaaataaaaactgaaaacgaagggccCTGGGTATAATACAGGCACAAGCTGCTGGGTGGGGTCAGGACTGAGTTGACTGTATTCATGCCCATCTGCCAAAACATAGGTATCTAGAGGACTTTAACGGCAGAAAGTTAGGCACctgcagggttaggcagcagctgaataGAGTTTTTGTGAATGCCAACATTGACTAAATATTGGAGTGAGGTGCCTGTCACTTTAAGGACATAAATCCCTTTGTGAATCCAGCTCTCCCTGTCTTTTGCTTTAACAACAAgagcatccttcctctctagATAATCAGTTGAATTGCAAGACAGACTATACTGTAGCACCCAGCATTTACAAAGGCCATATGCTAGCAGCACTGTTAGTTAAGAAAGACACAAAAAAAGAAATTGAAGCAAATACAAATAGCTTAGTCAAGTCAACCACAGCTGCGACAATGAGAAGCCCATCTGCCACCTTGATccattccttaaaaaaaaaacagacagcaTGCGCTGTCCCCGtagggcaggcgggagggggggctccagctgtgaaCCCTGCAtggctgtcagtgccccacagcTGTCAGTGCCCCATAATGCTCTGCTTCGGTCAGTGCAAGCGCTCCTAGTGAGGACATGCACCGCCAGCAGAAGGAGGGCAATGTGGATACCAACAGCCAACTGAATTACTGTAGTGGCGGTAGGTCGATCTAAACTATGTCGACccaattttgtagtgtagacaagccctgagagattgtgtatttttgtgTCCCATCTTTACCTAACCTGACACAGTTCTCTGTCTTACATTGTTGCAATTGTTGGAAGCTACCCTAGAGAACAATCCCTATCTCCTGTGCAGTCTCACAAAGATATTGATGCATAGATAACATAGCATTGTATGAGATTAGAAAAATCATTCAGATTTTAGGTAACTAAGCTAATTATATTAATTGCCAAAATAAGTCATTACAAGGTTAaaacttaaaactttaaacggagtggagattagggataatcttggcatggcactataactgaacgaatattttgcctcggtctttaatgaggctaatgaagggctaaggaatagtgatagagggaccgatgggaatgaaaatatgggggtagacattacggtatctgaggtaaaagccaaacttgaacagcttaacggaagtaaatcggggggcccggataatcttcatcctagaatattaagggaattggcgagtgatattgctagcccgttagcgataatttttaataaatctctaaattcggggattgtaccgtttgactggagattagcgaaTGTatttcctatattcaagaaggggaaaaaaagtgacccgggtaactacaggcctgttagtttaacatctgtaatatgcaaagtcatggaaaaaatcttaaaagagagagtggttccgaagcatgaggccgatggcaactgggatagattacagcatggatttacgaaaggtagatcgtgccaaaccaacctgatctccttctttgagaaagtaacagattttttagacaagggaaatgcggtggatctaatatatctggatttcagtaaggcatttgatacggtaccgcatgaggaattactggttaaattggaaaagatggggatcgaaatgaaaatccagaggtggataaggagctggttaaaggggagactgcagagggtcgtattgaagggggaactgtcaggttggaggggggttaccagtggagttcctcaaggttcggttttgggtccgattttattcaatctatttattgctgacctgggaaccaagagtaggagtgggctgataaagtttgcggatgacaccaagttgggaggtattgccaattcggaaaaggatcgggatatcctccagggagatttggatgaccttgtaaactggagtattagtaacaggatgaaattcaatagtgaaaagtgtaaggttatgcatttagggatgactaacatgaattttagttataagctggggacgcaccagttggaagtaacggaggaggagaaggacctaggagtcctggttgatcgtaggatgactatgagtaggcaatgtgatgtggccgttaaaaaagctaatgcggtcttgggatgcattaggcgaggtatttctagtaggcataaggaggtgctagtcccgttatataaggcgttggtgagacctcatttggagtattgtgtgcagttttggtctcccatgtttaagaaggatgaattcaaactggaacgggtacaaagaagggccactagaatgatccgaggaatggaaggcctgtcgtatgaaaggagacttgaggagctcggtttgttttccttaaccaaaagaaggataagaggagatatgattgcactctttaaatatatcagagggataaataccagggaaggagaggaattatttcagctcagtgctaatgtgg encodes the following:
- the ID2 gene encoding DNA-binding protein inhibitor ID-2; translated protein: MKAFSPVRSVRKNSLSEHTLGISRSKTPMDDPMSLLYNMNDCYSKLKELVPSIPQNKKVSKMEILQHVIDYILDLQIALDSHPSIVSLHHQRPGPNPSSRTPLTTLNTDISILSLQASEFPSELMSNDSKALCG